In Spirochaetota bacterium, a genomic segment contains:
- a CDS encoding CoA pyrophosphatase produces the protein MHDLLKDSTALFEHILRINYTSNRFEEIFTNKPSDLKNSTAVLLLLGLRKEMERPCLILNKRSRSVRQAGDLCCPGGSLSHRLDSYIASILPWPGFPLARWPYWSRCHSSYPQEAKQMSLLFATCLRECFEEMRLNPFGVRFLGPLPSQDLYMARRVMYPMIGWISCQKRFFPNWEVERVIYVPLEDLLNPDYYARMRLDIDPKLVSEMTMLSEDYPCFVHIDQNETEILWGATYRVVTIFLELAFNFQPPDLLSLPLVHKKLDKGYFAGLL, from the coding sequence ATGCATGATTTATTAAAGGACAGCACTGCTCTATTTGAACACATATTACGCATTAATTACACAAGTAATCGATTCGAAGAGATATTTACCAATAAGCCATCGGATTTGAAGAACTCAACCGCAGTTTTGTTACTCTTAGGATTACGAAAGGAAATGGAAAGGCCATGTTTAATATTAAATAAGAGATCCCGAAGTGTTAGACAAGCTGGCGACCTCTGTTGTCCTGGGGGAAGCTTGTCTCATCGTTTGGATTCTTATATAGCAAGCATATTGCCTTGGCCAGGATTTCCCCTAGCCCGTTGGCCTTACTGGTCACGGTGTCACAGTAGTTATCCACAAGAAGCGAAACAGATGTCACTTCTCTTTGCTACCTGCCTTAGAGAATGTTTTGAAGAGATGCGTTTGAATCCATTCGGTGTGAGGTTTCTTGGGCCACTGCCATCACAGGACCTCTATATGGCTCGCAGGGTAATGTATCCAATGATAGGCTGGATTTCATGTCAAAAAAGATTTTTCCCAAACTGGGAGGTAGAGAGGGTAATCTATGTACCATTGGAAGATCTATTAAATCCAGATTATTATGCGAGAATGAGATTGGATATTGATCCAAAACTTGTAAGTGAGATGACTATGCTTTCTGAAGATTATCCTTGCTTTGTGCATATAGACCAAAATGAGACAGAGATTCTTTGGGGAGCCACCTATAGGGTTGTGACAATATTTTTAGAGTTAGCATTCAATTTCCAACCACCTGATTTACTATCACTTCCATTAGTTCATAAAAAATTAGACAAGGGATACTTTGCCGGATTATTATAA
- a CDS encoding DUF1318 domain-containing protein: MNSLRIYIVSFFLSSFIFSGCSSNIPILRDIPSCCLISPPDIHLTGEKTVVERQIVGEYRELEKDAWVISSVKTNIQKSKGTYIAGGDRQILLALKIREFHEDKIRGYKGEGAIGEKNNGFVKYMRNPKYDGDRNLKTILTRVINEENRARKIIFARTLKRSGIKEPSEKEIEAFGRIFAEEQRALAKKNDLIQNNSGKWIRKR; the protein is encoded by the coding sequence ATGAATTCTTTAAGAATATATATCGTTTCGTTTTTCCTTTCTTCATTCATATTCTCAGGGTGTTCCTCTAATATCCCTATACTAAGGGATATTCCGAGCTGCTGTCTAATATCCCCCCCGGATATTCATCTTACTGGGGAAAAGACAGTGGTTGAACGTCAGATTGTAGGTGAATATAGAGAACTCGAGAAGGATGCATGGGTAATCTCATCAGTAAAAACCAATATTCAAAAATCAAAGGGTACTTACATCGCCGGGGGTGATAGGCAGATATTACTGGCGCTGAAGATAAGGGAATTTCATGAGGACAAGATCAGGGGATATAAAGGCGAGGGTGCAATTGGAGAGAAGAATAATGGCTTCGTCAAATATATGCGAAATCCTAAATATGATGGAGACAGGAATTTAAAGACTATTCTTACAAGGGTTATTAATGAGGAGAACAGGGCTAGGAAAATCATCTTTGCGAGAACCCTAAAAAGGTCAGGAATAAAAGAGCCAAGCGAGAAAGAGATAGAGGCCTTTGGCAGAATTTTTGCAGAGGAGCAAAGAGCGCTTGCAAAAAAGAATGATCTTATCCAGAACAATTCTGGGAAATGGATTAGAAAGAGATGA
- the elbB gene encoding isoprenoid biosynthesis glyoxalase ElbB has translation MKKYPNVKVGVVLSGCGVFDGSEIHEATITLLALDRAQAQIINMAPDADQKDVINHMNNESVSGEKRRILLESSRIARGDIKDIKDIKAGDIDALIFPGGFGAAKNLCTFALEGKDCKVNPDVERLITEMHKAKKPLAFLCIAPVLAAKVLGKHNPQITIGNDQATAGAIEEMGAKHIVCAVDDIAVDESNKIVTTPAYMLGPSIAHVAKGIEKCVEKVLKMTK, from the coding sequence ATGAAAAAGTATCCAAATGTTAAGGTTGGAGTCGTTTTATCTGGTTGTGGAGTTTTTGACGGTAGTGAAATCCATGAGGCCACCATTACTCTGCTCGCACTTGATAGAGCACAAGCTCAAATTATTAACATGGCTCCTGATGCTGATCAAAAAGATGTTATTAATCATATGAACAACGAGTCTGTCTCAGGGGAAAAGAGAAGAATTCTACTTGAGTCTTCAAGGATAGCCCGTGGTGATATTAAGGATATTAAGGATATAAAGGCAGGCGATATAGATGCATTGATCTTTCCGGGCGGATTCGGAGCAGCAAAGAATCTATGCACATTTGCCTTAGAGGGAAAGGACTGTAAGGTTAATCCAGATGTCGAACGTCTCATCACAGAGATGCATAAGGCCAAAAAACCTCTAGCCTTTTTGTGCATCGCCCCTGTCCTTGCCGCGAAGGTGTTGGGCAAACATAATCCACAGATTACAATCGGCAATGATCAAGCAACAGCCGGGGCAATCGAGGAGATGGGAGCAAAACATATTGTATGCGCAGTGGATGATATTGCGGTCGATGAATCTAATAAGATTGTTACCACACCTGCCTACATGCTGGGGCCATCAATTGCCCATGTTGCTAAAGGAATTGAAAAATGCGTGGAGAAGGTTTTGAAGATGACAAAATAA
- a CDS encoding MFS transporter, whose translation MDKKIFSVLFFSIFSAILGVGIVVPFLPVYAHDLGASGVYIALIFGAFSLSRAFFLPYFGRLSDIKGRKPFIMSGLLIYALVSIAFFFSEDINSLIIIRFIQGIGSAMVLPVTHAYIGEITPPGREGFAMGLFNISLYGGLSLGPLAGGIIKDRFNIQVTFGFMGIFALIALILCISMLPSRSSEKHSLRRGKPQTYRNLLKDKLITSLFIFRMCYTTCIGIVWSFLPVLADGEFALSSFLIGVLVMIGVLISGLLQTPMGYLADRVDKRNLIIIGGLLTAVAIFSLEFANGFWDMLFSNIAYGLGGGIAMPALMAISVVKGNQMGSMGSIMALLTLGHTIGMFSGSLFAGIMMDLFGLHVVFYSGAIIMLLGVGIFYTLMMREEIN comes from the coding sequence ATGGACAAAAAAATTTTTAGCGTTCTATTCTTCTCCATTTTTTCAGCTATTTTAGGCGTTGGTATAGTGGTGCCCTTTCTGCCAGTATATGCTCACGATCTTGGAGCCAGCGGAGTCTATATAGCCCTTATCTTCGGGGCATTTTCCCTTTCTAGGGCCTTTTTCTTGCCATATTTCGGAAGATTATCAGATATCAAGGGTCGCAAGCCATTTATTATGAGCGGTCTCTTAATCTATGCATTGGTATCCATCGCCTTCTTCTTCTCTGAGGATATAAACTCGTTAATAATTATTCGTTTTATACAGGGAATCGGGTCAGCCATGGTCCTGCCAGTTACACATGCGTATATAGGGGAGATAACCCCGCCCGGCAGGGAGGGCTTTGCAATGGGCCTATTCAACATATCGTTATATGGCGGACTTAGCCTTGGCCCCTTAGCAGGCGGAATAATAAAAGACAGGTTTAATATTCAGGTTACATTCGGTTTTATGGGTATTTTTGCATTAATTGCCCTCATATTATGCATTTCAATGCTTCCATCCAGATCATCCGAGAAGCATTCACTTCGACGCGGGAAACCGCAAACATACCGCAATCTATTAAAGGATAAGTTAATTACAAGTCTGTTTATCTTCAGGATGTGTTACACAACCTGTATCGGTATTGTATGGTCATTCCTACCTGTTTTGGCTGATGGCGAATTCGCGCTTTCCAGTTTTTTAATTGGGGTTCTTGTAATGATAGGGGTTCTTATTAGCGGATTATTGCAGACCCCCATGGGCTATTTAGCAGACAGGGTTGATAAAAGGAATCTGATAATAATCGGCGGTTTGCTTACAGCAGTAGCTATCTTTTCACTTGAATTTGCCAATGGATTTTGGGACATGTTGTTCTCCAATATCGCCTATGGTCTTGGGGGAGGCATTGCCATGCCTGCGCTAATGGCAATCAGTGTGGTAAAAGGGAATCAGATGGGTTCAATGGGTTCGATAATGGCACTCTTGACTCTGGGGCATACGATAGGGATGTTTTCCGGCTCTCTGTTTGCCGGCATCATGATGGATTTATTCGGTCTTCATGTTGTATTTTATTCAGGAGCTATTATTATGCTGCTGGGTGTCGGGATATTTTATACACTTATGATGAGAGAAGAGATCAATTGA